The window CTCGGTGTAGCCGATGGCGCCGTGCGTCTGCAGGGCGACCCGCGCGGCCAGCGCCGCGGCCTCTCCCGCGGCCGCCTTGGCCGCGGCGGCGTCCCGCCCGGCGGTGCCCCCACCACCCGACCCCCCGCCGCCCCGCCCCGCCTCACCCGTCCCCCCTGCGTCCACGGAGACGGCGGCACGGTGGACGAGCGGCGCGGCGAAGGACACGGCGATGGCCACGTCGGCGAGCTGGTGCTTGACCGCCTGGAAGGACCCGATGGGCGCGCCGAACTGCCGCCGGGCGCGCGCGTACTCCACCGACAGCTCCAGCAACCGCCGCGCCACCCCGACGAGCTGCGCGGCGGTCGCCACGGTGGCCCGCAGCAGCGCCGACTCCAGCGGACGCTCCAGCGGCACGGACCCGGTGAACGACACGTCGAACAGCGGCCGGCACGGGTCCACACCGGGCCGGGGCGTGAGTCGTGCCGACGCCTTGGACACCAGGCGGGGCCCGTCGGGCCGCGCGACCACGATGAGGTCGGCGACGTCGGCGTCCGGCGCGAACGCGGCGCCCGGCGGCACCACGGTCACGCGGACCGCGCCGGAGGCGAGCTTGGGGACGCCCGGCAGCAGGTACGGCGCGGCGACGGCGGTCTCCACGACCGGCCCCGGAAGGCAGGCCCGGCCGGTCTCCTCCAGCGCGGCGAGCGCGTCGGTCAGCCCGAGGCCGAGCCCGTCGGCCTCGGGCGGGACGAGCAGCCCGAAGAACCCGACCTCGGCGAGCCGGTCCCAGGCGGGCAGGCGTTCGGCGCGCAGCTCCCGCGGCCGGCAGTGCGCGGCCAGCACGTCGCGGACGGTCGCGGCCAGGGCGAGCTGGTCGGGAGTGAAGGCGAAGTTCATCGGGCGGCCCCTTCGCTGGGGGACGGGGTCAACGGGGCAGGCCGAGGATGCGCTCGGCGATGATCGTGCGCTGGATCTCGTTGGTGCCGGCGTAGATCGGCCCGGCCAGCGAGAAGAGGAACCCGTCGAGCCAGGCCGTCTCCCCGGCGCGGTCGCCGAGGAGTTCCATGGCCAGGGCGTGCATGCGCAGGTCCAGCTCCGACCAGAAGACCTTGCCCATGCTGGTGGCGGGCCCGGCCTCCTCCCCCGCCATGAGCCGGCGCGCGGTCTGGAAGGTGTGCAGCCGGTAGGCCTCCGCGTCGGTCCAGCAGCGGACGGCCCGGTCGGCGAGCACCGGGTCGTCCGCCGCCGGCCCGCCGCGGGCCAGGGCGACGAGCCTGTCGGCGGTGGCCAGGAACCGGCCGGGGCTGCGCAGGGTGAGGCCGCGTTCGGAGGAGGTGGCGGCCATCGCGATCCGCCAGCCCTCGCCCACCTCGCCGATGACCATGGACTCGGGGACGAAGACCCCGTCGAAGAACAGCTCGGCGAAGCCCGGCAGCCCGTCGAGCTGCGCGATCGGCCGGACGGTGACCTCGTCCATCGGGAACATGACGTAGGTGAGCCCCCGGTGCCGCGCTCCGGAGGTGCGGAACAGCCCGAACCCGTGGGAGGCGTGGGCGGCCCGTGAGCTCCACGTCTTGTGGCCGTACAGACGCCATCCGCCAGGGGCTCGCACGGCGCGGGAGGTGAGCGCGGCCAGGTCGCTGCCCGCCTCCGGCTCGGACCAGGCCTGCGCCCACACGTCGTCGGCGCGTGCCATCCTCGGCAGCCACGCGCGTCGCTGCTCCTCGGTGCCGAAGGCCATGAGGGTGGGGGCGAGCAGGAAGATGCCGTTCTGGCCGACGCGGGCGGGCGCGCCCGCCGCCCAGTACTCCTCCTCGAAGATCAGCCACTCGACGAGGGAGGCGTCCCTCCCTCCGTACGCGGCGGGCCAGGAGACGACCGACAGCCGGGACGCGGCGAGCTCCGCCTCCCACGCGCGGTGCGCGGCGAAGCCCTCGGGGGTGTCCAGGGAGGGCAGCGGACCGGGGACGTGGGCGGCCAGCCAGTCGCGGACCTCGGCGCGGAAGTCCTGCTCGGCCCGGGAGAAGTCGAGATCCACAGACACCAACCTAGCGCACGCTTGGTTAGCTGGCCATGGTTGTTCAGCCGCCGAACGCCCGCCGGAGCGCGGCGATCCGCGCCTCCCGGGCCCTGACGCTCAGCATGGCGTCGGGCACCATCATGTCGAAGCCGTGGAAGCCGCCCGGGTACACGTGGAGCTCCGTCGACACCCCGGCCGCCAGCAGCCGCCGGGCGTAGTCCATGTCCTCGTCCCTGAAGACCTCCACCTCCCCCACGTCCACGAACGCCGGAGGCAGGCCCGACAGGTCCTCGGCCCTGGCCGGGGCGGCGTACGGCGAGACGTCGTCGCCACCGGCCCGCTCGCCGAGCAGGGCCCGCCAGCCGAAGAGGTTGGCGGCCCGGTTCCACAGGACGGCGTCGGCGAACTCCTGGCTGGACGGGGTGACATTGCGGTCGTCGAGCATCGGGCAGACGAGGAGCTGGAAGGCGACGGCGGGGCCGCCCCGGTCGCGGGCCAGCAGCACCGTGCCGGCGGCCAGCCCGCCGCCCGCGCTCGCGCCGCCCACGGCCAGCCGCGCGGGGTCGATGCCCAGCTCGGCGGCGTTCTTGGCGGTCCAGACGAGCCCGGCGTAGCAGTCCTCGACGGGCGCGGGGTCCGGGTGCTCGGGCGCGAGCCGGTAGTCCACCGCGACGACGACGCAGCCGAGCCACTCGACGTACTCGGCGAGGAAGGCGTCGTCCATCTCCGGCTTGCCGATCATCATCCCGCCGCCGTGGATCCAGTAGAGGCAGGGCCGGACCTCCTCCGGCCCCGCCGGGCGGTGGACGCGCAGCCGGACGTCGGGGTCGCCCTCCGGCCCCGGCACGTGGCGGTCCTCGATCGTCATGCCGCCGTCCGGCGGGGACGCGGCCGCCACCACCGCGTGGACCTGGGCGCGGACCCCCGCGACGTCCTCCATGGTCATGGTCGAGACGTCGAACGCGGGCGGCTGCAGCTGCTCCAGCGCCGCCCGGAGCTCCGGATCCAGATTGGGGTGATAGGCCATGCCACGTACCCTTCCACGAAGGCCTATGCCGTACCCCTCGATCGTCGGAGGCGCCGCGCCGGGGGACAACCGCCATCCGGCGGCCGTTCGCCCCCGGCGGCCCGCCACCTGGTCAGGAGAGCAGCTCGACGACCCGTCGCGCCAGCGGGGCGGCGCTGGCCGGGTTCTGGCCGGTGGCCAGGCGGCCGTCCACGACCACGTGCGGCTCCCAGTCGCCGGCGCCCTCGTGCCGGGCGCCGCGCTCCTTCAGCGCGTCCGCCAGCAGGAACGGCACGACGTCGGCGGCGCCGGCGGCCTTCTCCTCGCTGTTGGTGAAGCCGGCGACCCGCTTGCCGGCCACGAGGTGGCTGCCGTCGGACAGCGTCAGGTTCACCAGGGCGGCCGGGCCGTGGCAGACGGCCGCCACGACGCCGCCGTTCTCGTACGCCTCCCGGCCGACGCGGGCCACGTCCGGGTCCTGCGGGAAGTCCCACATGGTGCCGTGCCCGCCGGCGTAGAAGACGACGTCGTAGGCGGCGCCGTCGACCTCCGCCAGCCGGGGCGTGCCGTCCGCCGCCCCGGAGGTGAGGAAGGCGACCTGGTCGGGGTCGCCGGCGTCGTAGCCGTCCTGGGGCGGCTCGCCGCCGCGCACGCTGGCCACGTCCACCTCGAAGCCGGCGTCGCGGAAGACCTTCCACGGGTGGGCCGCCTCGGGCACGTAGTAGCCGGTGCTCCGCAACCCGCCCAGGTCGTCATGGCTGGTCAGTGCTATCAGTACGCGTCTGGTCATGGCTCCAGCATGACCCCGTCGACCCATCAGCCGCCAATAGCGATGGACGGGTTCAGCCATCACAATGCTGATATGCCTGTCTCGCTCGACCTGCTCAGATCGTTCCTCGCGGTGTACCGGACCGGCTCCATCACTGCCGCCGCGCACACCCTCGGCCTGTCGCAGCCGGCGGTCACCGCCCAGGTGAAGGCGCTGGAGGCGGCGCTGGACCGGCCGCTGTTCGACCGGTTGCCCCGCGGGGTCGCCCCGACGGCCGCCGCCGACGAGCTGGCCCGGCGGGTGGCCGGGCCGCTCGACGCCCTCGACGCGGTCGCCGGGCCGGGGCTGCCCACGGAGCAGGCGGTCCACCTGGGCGGTCCGGCGGAGTTCCTGTCGGAGCACGTGGTGCCCATGCTGGCGCCGCTGGTGGCGAGCGGGCTGCGGCTGCGCACCACGCTCGGCCTGGCCGACGACCTGCTCGCCGACCTCGCCGCCGGGCGGCTCGACCTGGTGATCTCCACGATCCGGCCGCGACACCGCGGCGTCCAGGCCGAGCCCCTGTACGACGAGGAGTTCGTGCTGGTGGCCACCCCCGCCGTGGCGGCCCTGGGGGTGGCGGGGGCGCCGCTGGTGGCGTACGGCGAGGAGCTGCCGATCGTGCGCCGCTACTGGCGGACCGTCTTCGGCAGGCGACCGGTGATGACCGCGCAGGTGGTGATCCCCGACCTGCGGGGCGTGCTGAACGCCGTGCTGGCCGGGATGGGCTGGTCCGTCCTGCCGGCCTACCTGTGCCGCACCCACCTGGCGGCCGGCACGCTGGTGCCGCTGGCCGAGCCGGAGCTGCCGCCGATCAACACCGGCTACCTCGCGGTCCGCCGCGGCGGACCGGCCGGGCCGGCGGTCGCCCGCGTGTACACCCACCTGCTGGAGGCGTTCCGCGCCGCCCCGGCGTTCTGAAGCCGGGGCGGCGCGGCCCGCCGGCGAGGGTCAGCCGAGGTAGGCGGCCCGGACCACCGGGTCGCCGCGCACCTCGTCCGGGGTCCCCGAGGCGATGACCCGGCCCAGGTCGAGCACGACGAGCCGGTCGCAGGCCCGCATGACGAAGCCCATGTCGTGCTCGACCAGCAGCACCGTGGTGTCCAGCGCCGCGACGACCTCGCGCAGCCGTGCCGTCTGCTCGGCGTCCAGGCCCGAGGTCGGCTCGTCGAGCAGCAGGAGCCTCGGCCGGTCGGCGAGCGCGCGGGCCAGCTCGACCAGCCGCCGCCGGCCGACGGGCAGCGCGGCGGCGTGGACGTCGCGCAGCCCGCTCAGCCCGCACAGCTCCAGCACCTCGGCGACGCGCTCGCCGCGCTCGCGCTCCAGCCGCCGCCGGGCGGGCCAGCCGACCAGGTCGGCGGCCAGGCCACCGCCGCCGCCGTGCCAGTCGAGGGCCGCCAGCACGTTCTCCGCCACGGTCAGCCGGCCGAACACCTGCGTCCGCTGGAAGGTGCGGCGCACGCCGAGCCGCGCCCGCCTGACCGCCGACGTCCCGGTCAGGTCCGCACCGGCCACGCTGATCCGCCCGGCGCCAGGCCGCCGCAGCCCCGACACCACGTCGAACAGGGTGGTCTTGCCGGCCCCGTTCGGCCCGATGACGCCGCACACCTGCCCCTCAGGCACCTCGAACGACACTCCGTCGAGCGCCCGGACCCCGCCGAACGCCACGGACACGTCCATCACCCTGAGCACTACGACACCCCCAGGTAGGCGGCGGTCAGCCGCTCGGCGTCCACCTCGGACCGCGGCCCGCTCCACACGATCCGGCCGAGCCGCACGAACGCCACCCGGTCGGCGACGGCCAGCGCCTCGGTGGCCTTCTCCTCCACCAGCAGCAGCGCCACCCCGCGCTCGCGCAGCTCGGCGAACACCTCGAACACCTGGCGCACGACGAGCGGCGCCAGCCCGAGCGACGGCTCGTCGGCGATCAGCACCCGGGGTGGCCGCACGAGCGCGGGCGCCAGCGTGAGGAGCTGCTGCTCGCCGCCCGACAGCGCGCCCGCGAGCACGGTACGGCGGGCGGCGAGCTGTGGCATCCGCTCGTAGGCGGGGCCGGGGTCGGCGAGCCAGGTGCGCAGGTTCTCCTCCACGGTCAGGCCGGGGAAGACACCCCTGCCCTCGGGAGCGAGCACCACCCCGGCGCGGGCCCTGCGGTGCGCGGGCCAGGCGGTGACGTCGGCGCCGTCGAGCAGCACCCGGCCCGAGGTCACCGGCACGTCACCGGCGGCGACGGCGCACGTGGTGGACTTGCCCGCCCCGTTGGCGCCGAGCAGCGCCACGACCTCGCCGGGCCGCACGGCCAGCTCGACGCCCCGCAGCACGGTCACGTCGCCGTACCCGGCCACGACCCCGTCCAGCCGGAACACGCCCTCCGCCGTGGCCGGGGCCCCGCCGCCGCTCGGCTCCGGTTCGCGCACCTCCGCCACCCGCCCTCGTCCCGGCTCCCCGACCACGCCGGCCGGCCGGTCTCGGGACCCGGCGCGAGACTCCGCACGGCGCCGGCGGCGGTGCCGCTGCTCGGCGAGCTGCGCCAGCACCCCGTCCGGATGCCTGGCCAGGATCACCCCGCCCGCCCCGAACAGGATGGCCCCCACGTGCGCCGAGACGTCCCAGGTGGCGAGCAGTTCGGGGAAGACTGCGGCGATCATCCCGCCGAGGACGGCCCCGCCGATGCGGCGCACCCCCTGGAGCACCACCACGGCCAGCCAGACGAACCCGGTGAAGGCCGGCAGGTCGGTCGCCGTGATCGACCCCTTGGAGATCGCGAACAGCACCCCGCCCAGCCCCGCGATCCCCGAGGCCAGCACGAACAGCATGATCTTGGCGCGCGGCGCCGACAGCCCCGAGGTGACCGTGGCTGCCGGGGCCGACCGGACGGCGAGGATCGCCCGGCCCGAGGCCGACCGCTCCAGATTGCGGACGAGCAGCGCGACCAGCCCGATCAGCGCCAGCAGCAGCACCACCCGCACCCGCGGGTCGGAGGTGTCGGCGAACCCGAATCCCAGGGCGGGCAGCGGCCAGCCGATCGTGCCGTTGCTGAACGCGTCCACCTGGAACAGCACCTGGTCGGCCAGCAACGCCAGGGCGAGCGTCGCCAGCGTCAGCACCCGCCCGCCGAGCCGGAGCGCGGGCAGCGCCACCAGCGTGCCCACGGCGCACGCGGCCAGCACGCCGAGCACGATCGCCACGACGAACGGCAGCCCGGAGGCGAACGCCCACCCGCAGGTCAGCGCGGCCATCGCGGCGAAGGCGGCCTGGGCCAGGTTGACCATGCCGCCGATCCCCGTCACCACCACGAACGAGCAGCAGATCAGCGCCAGCACCAGCCCGTGCGCCGCCACGCCCACGTAGTACTCCGGCGCCACGGCCGTGAACGCCAGCAGCGCCAGCGGTGACAGGACCCACGGCAGCCGCCGCCGCCAGGCGGGCACCCCGGCCAGGTGGTCGGGCGGCGGCGCGTCGTCCGCCGCGCTGCCGGCGACCCGCTCCCTCGACCGGTTGAGCAGCACCAGCCCGGCGAACAGCAGGAGGACCGGCACGGCCGTCCGCAGCCCGGTGATCTCCTCCAGGAAGTCGGTGTAGCCGGCGACCAGGTTCTGCACCACGCCCAGCGCCAGCCCGGCGGCGAACGTCCACGGGATCGACCGCAGCCGCCCGAACACCGCCGCCGTGGCCGAGGCGAACAACAGCACCGTGTACGCGGTGGCGTCCAGCCCGAGCACCGGCACGGCCAGCACCCCGGCGAGACCGGCGAGGCCGGAGCCGAGCATCCAGGCCACGGCCGAGGTGGCGTCCGCGTCGATGCCGCGCAGGGTGGCCAGCCGCCGCCGGTCCACGCAGGCGCGCATGCGCAGCCCGTACGGGGTGTGCCGCATGAACGCCCACAGGCCCGCGGCGGTCACGATCGACGCGCCGAACGTGATGAGCTGGTCGGTGTCGAGGCGTACGCCGAGCACGTCGAACGGCACGGCCGGATGCGGGCCGATGCCGCGCGGCAGCGAGGTCGCGTCGGCGGGCGGCAGCCCGAAGACGTCCACGACCAGCAGCCCGAGCGCCGGCAGCGCGATCGTCAGCCCGATCGTGCCGACGATCTGCGCGGTCTCACCCGCCCGGGCGAGCCCGCCGAACATGGCCCGGTGCAGCAGGTAGCCGAGCGCGGGCGCGAACACCCCCGCCGCGAGCAGGGCCGACAGCCAGGAGGGCAGCCCGGCGGCCACGTTGCACTGGTAGAACAGCAGCGCGGAGACGAACCCGATGGCGCCGTGGGCGAAGTTGAACACCCCGGTCGCCGCGTACGACAGGGTCAGGCCCGAGCCCATGATGGCGAAGATCGCCCCGGTGACGAGGCCGCTGACGACGTAGCCGAGTATCATCGCAGCGGCACGTTCTCGAAGCACTTCATGCTCTTGGCCACCGTGAAGGCGCCGCCCTCCAGCTTGACCAGGGCGCCGCAGCCGTTCGGCTCGCTGTGGTCCCTGGGGTAGCGGATCCGGCCGAAGCCGGCGTTCTCGTAGGAGTAGGAGCCGTTGCCGGTGGCCAGGAACCTCTCCCTGGTGAGGTCCTTGCCGGTCTTGGTCAGCATGTCCAGGAAGATGTCGGCGGCCCAGTACCCGATCGCGAGGTGCTGGGTGAGCCGGGTACCCGGCGCGGCCTTCTCCACGTCGGCCTTGAGCTGGGCGATCTCGGGGGCGGTCGACTCGAACGGCTCGAACATCGGCGCCGCGATGACGCCCTCCAGCGCCTCGGCGCTGGCCGGGTCGGCGAGGATGGCGGCGTCGTAGCTGGTGGCGTCGGTCAGCACGCCCTTGTACCCGGCCCGTTTGAGCGCCGCGTAGAGGCCGACGTTGAACTTCGTGCCGGCGATAACGGAGACCACGACGTCCGGCGGCCCGCCGCCGTCCGACGTCATGATTTTGTTGACGTACGGCAGCCAGTCGGGCGGCGGGGCGGCGGCGGGCAGTCCGGAGTTCACGCCGGCCAGCTCGAACCCGGCGGCGGTGAACGACTGGGAGATCGTGGTGCCGCCGTACTTGCTGCCGCTGGAGTCGCTGGTCTGCACGTAGACGCTCTTGCCGGCGGCCCCGCCGAGCAGCTCGGCCATCTGCCTGCCCCACCAGGTCTGCGACCCGGCCCCCTTCTTGGGCGCCAGGCACCCGTTGTAGCCGAACCCCGTCCTGGTGCCGCACCACTGCGGGCCGGTGGCCCAGCCGAACCACGGCACGCCCTGCTGCTCCAGGAACGCCGCGCCGCCGAAGTTGGGGGCGTGCACGGGCACCAGGGCGAACACCTCGTCCTTCTGCACGAGCTTCTTCGCCGCCGCGTCGCCCTTGGCCGCGTCCTGGCCGTCGTCCTCGGCTCCGACGAACTCGATGCGGCGCCCGTGCACGCCGCCCGCGGCGTTGGCCCGCTCGAACCTGGCCCGGGCGCCGATCTCGGCGTCCTTGGTGGAGTAGCCGCTGGCGCTGGTCCTGGTCAGCACGCCGCCGACCTTGACGGTCGTGTCCGTGACGCCGGGCGCCGCTCCCCCGGCCGGGCCGGAGGCCCGCTGCTGGGCGGCGCACCCCGCCAGCAGCGCCAGCACCAGGCCGGCCGCCGCCCCGCGCCGCACCCCGATCCGCCGCACCCTGTCGTGTCGTCGTCGCACCCACGCCTCCCACCTCGTGTACGGCAGGCGCCCCGACCTGACTCGGCCTAGCGCTCGCTTGGTTTTGGGCTGAGCGTAAATTCGCCCGAAAGGGGTGTCAACGGACGCGATACGGGCTACCGAGCAATCGCTTGCTCATAGTACGCGGGCCGGGCTAGCGTGGGGGCCATGCTGATGCGCGCCGCCGTCCTCACGGCCTTCCACGAGCCGATGGAGATCCGCGAGGTGGAGATCGCCGACCCCGGCCCCGGCGAGGTGCGGGTGCGGATCAAGGCGTCGGGCGTGTGCGGCTCCGACCTGAAGGCGATCGACGGCAAGAGCCCGGTCGTCACGCGCCTGCCGTACATCCTGGGCCACGAGAGCGCGGGCGTCGTGGAGAGCACCGGACCCGGCGTCACCGGCGTCCGGCCGGGCGACCACGTGATCATCGCGATGAACGGGCCGTGCGGCGGCTGCCGCAACTGCGGGGCCGGCCGCTTCCACCTGTGCTCCGGCCCGGCCCGGATGACCGCCATCATGGGCGGCGAGCCACGCGTCACGCTGGACGGCGAGCAGGCGCGCCGCTTCATCGGCATCGGCTCGTTCGCCGAGTACGCGGTGGTGAGCGAGGCGATGTGCGTGCGGATCGCCCGCGACGCGCCCTTCGCCGCGATGTCGCTGCTGGCCTGCGGCGTCGTCACCGGCGTCGGCGCGGTGCTGAACGTGGCGAGGGTGACCCCCGGCTCCAGCGTCCTCGTGGCAGGCTGCGGCGGCGTCGGACTGAACGTCGTCCAGGGCGCCGTCCTGGCGGGCGCCACCACGATCATCGCCGCCGACGTGGCCGAGGCGAAGCTCAAACTCGCCGAGCGCTTCGGCGCCACGCACACCCTGGTCCCGGACGACCTGCCCCGCCAGGTGGGCGAGATCGTCAGCGGTGGCGTGGACCACGCCTTCGACGTCACAGGTGTCCCCGGCGTCCTGGCCGCCGCGTTCGCCGCCACCGCTCCGGGCGGCACCACCGTCATGGTCGGCAGCCCTCCGGCCGGCCATCCGGTCGAGATCGACCCGGCGCTGCTGTTCTCCTCGCGCCGCCTCATGGGCACCCAGGGCGGCGACGCCGCGCCGCGGCGCGACCTGCCGATGCTCGCCGCCCAGTATCTCCGCGGCCGCCTCGACCTCGACGGCCTCATCACCGAACGCCTGCCTCTGGAACAGGTCAACGAGGCCGTCGCCCACGTCCGGGAGGGGGCCGTGGCCCGCGCGGTGATCGTGTTCTGAGGGACGGCACATCGTGCTACTCTTCTAAAGAACTTTAGAAGAGAGGGATACCAATGTCCTACCCCGACGCTCGGTACTTCGGCGACAAGGGCGAGGTCAGCGGCCGGTTCCGGCCCGCCGACGCCCCCCACGACCTGCGCCTGGGCCCCGCCACCGACGACCCGGCCCAGCGACGCACCCACGTCCACTACCTGGCCACCGGCGACACCACGGGCGGCGCCTTCGGCCTGTACCGCTGGGAGATGGGCCCGCGGCCGGGCGGGGCCGACCCACACTTCCACCGCACGATGACCGAGTCGTTCTACGTCCTGGACGGCACCGTCCGGCTCTACGACGGCGACCGGTGGCGCGACGGGAAGCAGGGCGACTTCCTGTTCGTGCCGGAGGGCGGCATCCACGCATTCCGGAACGAGTCGGGCGAGCCCGCCACCATGCTCATCCTCTTCACCCCGGGGGCCCCGCGCGAGAGCTACTTCGAGGAGCTCGCCGAGATCGCCACGTCGGGCCGGCAGCTCTCCGAGGAGGAGTGGGCCGAGCTTTTCCTCCGCCACGACCAGTACGTGGTCGGATGACCGCCTTCCCCGAAGAGCCGATCTACGAGCAGCTCGCCCGCATCGGCAAGGTTCTGTCCAGCCCGGTGCGGCTGCGCCTGCTGGACGTCCTCGACCAGCGCGAGCGCACGGTCGAGGAGCTGGCGGAGGAGGCCGGCATCGCGCTGAAGAACACCTCCGCCCAGCTCCAGCGGCTCCGCGACGCGCACCTGGTGACCAGCCGCAAGGAGGGCACCCGCGTCTACTACCGGCTGGCCGACGAGGACGTCTCGCGTTTCCTCGGCGGGCTGCAGGACTTCGCCCAGGGGCGGCTGGCCGACCTGCGCGAGGCCGTGACGCTGCACCTGGGCCTGGCGGAGGGGGTGACGGCCGGCGAACTGGCCGGCCGCCTGGGCGACCCCGGCACGATCGTCGTGGACGTGCGCTCGGCGGGGGCCTACGCCGAGGCGCACCTGCCGGGCGCCCTGTCGCTGCCGCTCGCCGAGTTGCAGGACCGCCTGGCCGAGCTGGACGCCCGGCTGGCCGGGCTGCCGCGCGACGCCGAGATCGTCGCCTACTGCGGCGGGCCGTACTGCGTCGTCTCGCCCAAGGCGGTGCGGCTGCTGCGCGAGCGCGGCTACACCGCCCGCCCGCTGGACGGCGGCCTCACCGGCTGGCGCCGCTCGGGCCGTCCCGTCCAGGCGGGCCGAACCTCGTGAGCTACGTGCGGACGAGGGGACGGGCGGGCGGCGCCGGCGCGGCGGTCTCGTCCTCCTCGTGCCCCTCCACCGACAGGTTCGGCAGCAGGCGGTCCAGCCAGCGCGGGCACCACCAGTTCGCCCGGCCCAGCAGCACCATGGTCGCGGGCACCAGGAAGCCCCGGATGATCGTGGCGTCCACGGCGATGGCCGCCGCGAGTCCCACCCCGAACGTCTTGACCATCGGGTCCGGGTAGGCGATGAACGCCACGAACACCGAGACCATGATGAGCGCGGCCGAGGTGATGACCCGCCCGGTGGAGCCCAGGCCCTCCGCCACGGCGCGGGTGTTGTCGCCGTGCCGCAGGTACGACTGCCGGACGGCCGTCAGCAGGAACACCTCGTAGTCCATCGACAGCCCGAACAGCACCGCGAACAGCATCAGCGGCACGTAGTTCTCGATCGGCACGGTGAAGAAGAACTCCCGCACGTACGACCCGTCCAGCGGCGGGTCCATGCCGACGAGCCGGCTGCCCAGCCCGTACGAGAAGACCAGCGCCAGCGCCCCGAACGCGGCGCCCAGCGACACCAGGTTCATCAGCGCGGCCTTGACCGCGACGAGCGGGGCGCGGAAGGCCAGCAGCAGGAGCAGCGCGCTGAGCAGCACGACCACGCCGATGACCAGCGGCGTCCGCTCGGCCATCCGGTCGGCCGCGTCGGTCATGCCCGCCACCTCGCCGCCGACGTGCACCTCCACACCCTGCACCGACAGGGCGCGGACGTCGTGCACCACCTCGGCGGTGCGGGTGTCGCTCGGCGCGTACTCCGGGACGGCCTGGATGAGGACGGACCGCCCGGACTCGTTGAGCTTGGGGGCGGACACGTAGGCCACGCCCTCGACGTCCCCGATCTCGCGCTCCAGCCGGCGCACGACCGGCGCCTCGGCGTCGGCCGCCTTCTCCGCCAGCTCGGCGACGATGATCATCGGTCCGTTGCTGCCGGGGCCGAAGCCCGCCGCCATCAGCTCGTACGCCCGCCGGGACGGCGCGTCCTGCGCCGCGTACCCCTCGTCCAGCGGCCCCAGCTTGATGGCCAGGGCGGGGGCGGCGAGCGCCGCCAGCACGATCACGCTGCCGATGAGCACCCGCCACGGGCGGCGCGCCACCCAGGCCCCGAGCCCGCCCCAGCCGGACGACTCGGGACGGCGGCCGAGGAACGGCACCTTCAGCGCGTTGATCCGGTGGCCCAGCAGGCCGAGCAGCGCGGGCACCAGCGTCACGGAGGTGAGCACGGCCATCACCACGGAGATGCCGGTGACCCACCCGAGCGTGCTCAGCAGGGGGAACCCGCCCAGCATGAGCGCGCTCAGCGCGACGATCACCGTGCCGCCCGCGAACACCACCGCCCCGCCCGAACTGG is drawn from Nonomuraea muscovyensis and contains these coding sequences:
- a CDS encoding MMPL family transporter; its protein translation is MARLLGRLGGWCARHGLVVLALWVVAAAGLMGGSLVLGSPVSNDVSIPGTDAQRAHDLMRSGFGPGYAQGGTVQLVVHSPEGFLLEESRKRAVDQAADRIRALPHVAQVDAPSRTGGLSSNLQVGLITVRMEGHDPAKLTETTQAVSKAADPARAAGLEVVAVDGGSPADKEIKTGPSEIIGVVCALLVLVFAFGTLTAAMVPIFAALVSVAAGLGLIGLLGHVVDVPKQAGIMATMIGLGVGIDYALFLLSRHRRLLADGVAVHESIRRTVASSGGAVVFAGGTVIVALSALMLGGFPLLSTLGWVTGISVVMAVLTSVTLVPALLGLLGHRINALKVPFLGRRPESSGWGGLGAWVARRPWRVLIGSVIVLAALAAPALAIKLGPLDEGYAAQDAPSRRAYELMAAGFGPGSNGPMIIVAELAEKAADAEAPVVRRLEREIGDVEGVAYVSAPKLNESGRSVLIQAVPEYAPSDTRTAEVVHDVRALSVQGVEVHVGGEVAGMTDAADRMAERTPLVIGVVVLLSALLLLLAFRAPLVAVKAALMNLVSLGAAFGALALVFSYGLGSRLVGMDPPLDGSYVREFFFTVPIENYVPLMLFAVLFGLSMDYEVFLLTAVRQSYLRHGDNTRAVAEGLGSTGRVITSAALIMVSVFVAFIAYPDPMVKTFGVGLAAAIAVDATIIRGFLVPATMVLLGRANWWCPRWLDRLLPNLSVEGHEEDETAAPAPPARPLVRT